From the genome of Plasmodium malariae genome assembly, chromosome: 9, one region includes:
- the PmUG01_09024600 gene encoding vivapain-2, putative, with product MEYHVEYSNDKYVKPEKELFVEKTEESSSSKKKKNLLIIFSISAICIFACSVIYISKLGPNSEIFNNSSTEIVNDDFVINSLLKSKSGKKLIVSKIEELISAYDKNEENLEKGNEKTNMIIALDSSNSNSSSSNNYNENNNDNSSSYKKRFGNLKVVNKQSIVNFFDTKFLMNNLETASAFYTFIKEHHRKYKNVDEMQEKFLIFSENFKKINLHNKSNNLYKKKINRFADLTFEEVKNKLLTLKKFDASDSNNSNGYKRAHLSNYEDVLNKYKPKDAVLDYVRYDWRLHKGVTPVKDQGNCGSCWAFSVVGVIESQYAIRKNEMIFVSEQELVDCSLHNFGCDGGFTSLAFEDIIDIGGLCTEDEYPYVANMPEMCQVDSCQKKYTINSYVEVPEDKYKEAIQFVGPITISVAASEDFIYYDEGIFDGECAGELNHAVSIVGYGVEEKYNSVTKKNDKHYYYIIKNSWGKYWGENGYMRIKTDEFGLKKTCSLDEAYIPLVE from the coding sequence ATGGAGTATCACGTGGAGTATTCTAATGACAAATACGTTAAACCCGAAAAAGAACTTTTTGTGGAAAAAACAGAGGAGAGCAGCAGttctaaaaagaaaaagaatttacTGATCATCTTTTCCATATCAGCAATATGCATATTTGCTTGTTCCGTAATATATATCAGCAAATTAGGACCAAATAGcgaaatttttaataattcatcTACGGAAATTGTGAATGATGACTTTGtaattaattctttattaaaGAGCAAAAGTGGGAAGAAATTAATTGTATCAAAAATTGAGGAACTAATATCGGCATATGACAAAAATGAGGAAAACTTAGAAAAGGGTAATGAGAAGACTAACATGATAATTGCATTGGATAGTAGCaacagtaatagtagtagtagtaataattataatgaaaataacaaTGATAATTCAAGTAGTTATAAGAAAAGGTTTGGAAATTTAAAAGTAGTAAACAAACAAAGtatagtaaatttttttgatacaaaatttttaatgaataatttaGAAACAGCGAGCGCTTTTTATACGTTTATAAAAGAGCAtcatagaaaatataaaaatgtggaTGAGATGCAAGAgaaatttcttattttttcggaaaattttaagaaaataaatttacataacaaatcgaataatttatataaaaaaaaaattaacagatTTGCAGATTTAACTTTTGAAGaagtgaaaaataaattgttaaCTTTAAAAAAGTTCGATGCAAgtgatagtaataatagtaatgggTATAAACGAGCACACTTAAGTAATTACGAAGATGTACTGAACAAATATAAGCCAAAAGATGCTGTGTTGGACTATGTACGTTATGACTGGAGGTTACATAAAGGTGTTACCCCTGTTAAGGATCAAGGAAATTGTGGTTCATGTTGGGCTTTTAGTGTTGTAGGTGTTATAGAATCTCAGTATGCCATCAGGAAAAATGAGATGATTTTTGTTAGTGAGCAAGAATTAGTTGATTGTTCATTACATAATTTTGGATGTGATGGTGGATTCACCTCCTTAGCTTTTGAGGATATAATAGATATAGGAGGATTATGTACAGAAGATGAATATCCCTATGTTGCTAATATGCCGGAAATGTGTCAAGTAGATTCATGTCAAAAGAAATATACCATTAATAGTTATGTAGAAGTACCtgaagataaatataaagaggCTATTCAGTTTGTAGGACCTATTACTATATCTGTAGCAGCCAGTGaagattttatatattatgacgAAGGTATATTTGATGGAGAATGCGCGGGAGAACTAAACCATGCTGTATCGATTGTTGGTTATGGTGTGGAAGAAAAGTACAATTCAGTTACCAAAAAGAATGATAAacattattactatattattaaaaactCGTGGGGAAAATACTGGGGAGAAAACGGATATATGAGAATTAAAACAGACGAGTTTGGACTCAAAAAAACTTGCTCGTTAGATGAAGCGTATATTCCTTTAGTTGAGTAG
- the PmUG01_09024700 gene encoding vivapain-3, putative, translated as MEYHIHYSSNESIKTEKEAFGEKEIDKVPFKKKKNYFILLSVATICVVACSALYFSRPKKNNYTFNDSITENMNDDYIINFLLKSKNGKKFIVSKIEELMSLYDKNDNDLKKNGIQYNKTLKKDGCNDKKCVNTTTYMNNVETVTNGIRYNGINFIDMKYLMSNLETVNSFYMFMKEHGKQYNSVEEMQQKFLIFSENLKKVEAHNKSNSLYTKGLNRFSDLTYEEFENKYLTLKTFDLKKIGNKLPRLSEYEDVIIKYKKKDENFDHVIHDWRKLNAVTPVKDQKNCGSCWAFSTVGVVESQYAIRRKKLVQLSEQELIECSFKNNGCLYGFIPLAFDDMIEFGGLCEGKYYPYIDLTPELCDIDKCKTKYEIKTYVEIPQVRFKEAIRFLGPLSVSIAANDDFAYYQGGIFDGSCASSVNHAVIIVGYGMEEIYNTALKIKEKHYYYIIRNSWGKKWGEKGYMRIKTDEFGLLKTCLLGAQAFTAIIDDI; from the coding sequence atGGAGTACCACATACACTACTCATCAAACGAATCAATTAAAACGGAAAAAGAAGCCTTTGGAGAAAAGGAAATTGATAAAGTGccttttaaaaagaaaaagaactACTTCATTCTTCTGTCCGTTGCAACAATTTGTGTTGTTGCTTGTTCCGCACTTTATTTTTCAAGacccaaaaaaaataactacaCGTTTAATGACTCAATTACAGAAAACATGAATGAcgattatataataaattttttattaaaaagtaaaaatggaaagaaaTTCATTGTGtcaaaaatagaagaattgATGTctttatatgataaaaacgataatgatttaaaaaaaaatggaatacaGTATAATAAAACTCTTAAAAAAGATGGATgcaatgataaaaaatgtgttaatactactacatatatgaacaatGTGGAAACTGTAACAAACGGGATAAGATATAATggtataaattttattgatatgaaatatttaatgagTAATTTAGAAACAGTTAACTccttttatatgtttatgaaAGAACATGGAAAGCAATATAATTCTGTAGAAGAAATGCAACAAAAGTTTCTTATCTTTTCagaaaatttgaaaaaagtaGAAGCACATAACAAATCGAATAGTTTATATACAAAAGGACTTAACAGATTTAGTGACTTAACGTATGAagaatttgaaaataaatacttaacattaaaaacattcgatttaaaaaaaattggtaaTAAGTTACCACGCTTAAGTGAATACGAAGatgtaattattaaatataaaaaaaaggatgaaaATTTTGATCATGTTATTCATGATTGGAGAAAACTTAATGCCGTTACACCAGTTAAAGATCAAAAGAATTGTGGTTCCTGTTGGGCTTTTAGCACAGTAGGAGTTGTAGAATCACAGTATGCcattagaagaaaaaaattagtcCAATTAAGTGAACAAGAATTAATTGAGTgctcttttaaaaataatggatGTTTATATGGATTTATTCCTTTAGCTTTTGATGATATGATAGAATTTGGAGGTTTGTGTGAAGGAAAATATTATCCATATATAGATTTAACTCCAGAATTATGTGATATTGATAAgtgtaaaacaaaatatgaaattaaaacTTATGTAGAAATACCGCAAGTTCGATTTAAGGAAGCCATACGATTTTTAGGTCCTTTAAGTGTAAGTATTGCAGCAAACGATGATTTCGCTTACTATCAGGGTGGTATTTTTGATGGTTCTTGTGCAAGTTCCGTGAACCATGCCGTAATTATTGTTGGTTATGGTAtggaagaaatatataataccgcactaaaaataaaggaaaaacactattattatattatcagAAACTCATGGGGGAAAAAATGGGGTGAAAAAGGATATATGAGGATTAAAACGGACGAGTTTGGACTATTGAAGACTTGCTTATTGGGTGCACAGGCCTTCACCGCTATTATTGATGATATTTAG